From Longimicrobiaceae bacterium, the proteins below share one genomic window:
- a CDS encoding PqqD family peptide modification chaperone, with product MSSRIPRALGLTLNSDVLRALDRLPWPSPARRDRVIALARALASTPGWPEEAQAVLVVRPDPPECVAVLGHFRDDELPRLRILAAQIEVELPRLRYVDYAEAERDCELLGARLVERLGLRELRSMHFVGIPRGGLIVLGMLSYVLDLPSTALGPPAKGAPVVVVDDCSLTGLRFHQFRADLFALRGEKSVVFAHLYSHPALRAAIEARHSEVVTVAAHDLTDAGPDLYGDGYRDWSTRWSGRTAGAAYWTGRPEPLAFAWSEPEFTLWNEVAQRDEVGWHLVPPDSCLRHRHEADPGRLPLQVQVADGGLVVLSDTTLWADREGEVLLADLRQERVVRLTGASADIWRVLVKCDSMEAAVQSMAATYAAEPDQLRTDLCQFAAELMERGFIVAGPRETVSPR from the coding sequence ATGTCCTCACGCATTCCCCGAGCGTTGGGGCTGACCCTCAACAGTGATGTGCTGCGCGCGCTCGACCGGCTTCCTTGGCCGTCCCCCGCCCGGCGAGACCGCGTGATTGCGCTGGCACGTGCGCTGGCCTCCACGCCCGGCTGGCCGGAGGAGGCGCAGGCGGTGCTGGTGGTCCGCCCGGATCCTCCGGAGTGTGTCGCGGTGCTCGGCCATTTCCGCGACGACGAGCTACCGCGGCTCCGGATCCTGGCCGCGCAGATCGAGGTGGAGCTACCCCGACTGAGGTACGTCGACTACGCGGAGGCGGAGCGCGACTGCGAGCTCCTGGGCGCGCGTCTGGTCGAGCGTTTAGGCCTCCGGGAGCTGCGCTCGATGCACTTCGTCGGAATCCCCCGGGGCGGGCTGATCGTGCTCGGGATGTTGAGCTACGTCCTCGACCTGCCTTCCACCGCCCTCGGGCCGCCGGCGAAAGGGGCGCCGGTTGTGGTGGTGGACGATTGTTCGCTCACCGGACTTCGCTTTCACCAATTCCGGGCCGATCTCTTTGCCCTTCGAGGCGAAAAGTCCGTTGTCTTTGCGCACCTGTACTCACATCCCGCGCTTCGGGCGGCGATCGAAGCGCGCCATTCTGAAGTCGTGACGGTGGCGGCGCATGACCTCACGGATGCGGGGCCGGACCTCTACGGTGACGGCTACCGGGACTGGTCGACGCGGTGGAGCGGGCGGACTGCCGGGGCCGCGTACTGGACGGGGCGTCCCGAACCGCTTGCCTTCGCCTGGAGTGAGCCGGAGTTCACCCTGTGGAACGAGGTCGCCCAGCGGGACGAGGTCGGCTGGCACCTGGTTCCGCCGGACAGCTGCCTGCGGCATCGGCATGAGGCCGACCCGGGTCGGTTGCCGCTCCAGGTCCAGGTGGCCGATGGCGGCCTGGTGGTGCTGTCCGACACGACTCTATGGGCTGATCGGGAGGGCGAGGTGCTGCTCGCCGATCTCCGCCAGGAAAGGGTGGTGCGCCTCACGGGCGCCTCTGCCGACATCTGGCGGGTTCTGGTGAAGTGCGATTCCATGGAGGCCGCGGTGCAGTCCATGGCGGCGACGTACGCGGCCGAACCCGATCAGCTTCGTACCGACCTGTGCCAGTTTGCGGCAGAGCTCATGGAGCGCGGGTTCATCGTGGCCGGTCCGAGGGAGACGGTGAGTCCGCGATGA
- a CDS encoding TonB-dependent receptor plug domain-containing protein — MSLSRSTTNRVLCALAVAVLTGCHHRSGPTSEYVGSTRLDDGAEPVGVSRVIDRPTAVEAERAAERIRSVAPTSRIEDLFSGRYAGLNVYRTATGGIEMRLRGVEPLLVIDGLEADPVALLTIRPESLVRIEVLRNISDTALYGSRGVNGVVRVTTRR; from the coding sequence ATGTCTCTCTCACGATCTACCACAAACCGGGTGCTCTGCGCACTCGCCGTCGCCGTCCTGACCGGATGTCATCACCGGAGCGGCCCCACCTCCGAATACGTGGGCAGCACGCGCCTGGACGATGGAGCAGAGCCGGTCGGGGTGTCGCGCGTGATCGACCGGCCGACCGCCGTGGAGGCGGAGCGCGCCGCGGAACGCATCAGGTCGGTGGCACCCACCTCGCGCATCGAGGATCTCTTCAGCGGGCGATACGCCGGGCTCAACGTATACCGCACCGCCACCGGCGGCATCGAAATGCGCCTTCGGGGCGTGGAGCCGTTGCTGGTGATCGATGGCCTGGAAGCCGATCCGGTGGCGCTGCTCACCATCCGCCCGGAGTCGCTGGTCCGCATCGAGGTGCTGCGGAACATCAGCGACACGGCGCTCTACGGCAGCCGGGGGGTGAATGGGGTCGTGCGGGTGACAACGCGGCGGTGA